Below is a genomic region from Penaeus monodon isolate SGIC_2016 chromosome 33, NSTDA_Pmon_1, whole genome shotgun sequence.
NNNNNNNNNNNNNNNNNNNNNNNNNNNNNNNNNNNNNNNNNNNNNNNNNNNNNNNNNNNNNNNNNNNNNNNNNNNNNNNNNNNNNNNNNNNNNNNNNNNNNNNNNNNNNNNNNNNNNNNNNNNNNNNNNNNNNNNNNNNNNNNNNNNNNNNTCTGGTGGCGACAGCAATAGGCATCTTCCATGATAATTTCCACAAAAGTCTACGGATGTTATACCCAGGTTTCACGTACAAAAGTTTATTACACAAAGACTGATCATCAATGTATGTGGCATATATACTAACCTGACTTAATATATCTTACCATGTGACACAGACACGAATAATTTCCTTTATGTTTTAAGCAATTTAAGAAAAGGCCTTTTATCTCTCATAGAccgcattatacatatatattagttttgaATGTGAAATATATTGCCNNNNNNNNNNNNNNNNNNNNNNNNNNNNNNNNNNNNNNNNNNNNNNNNNNNNNNNNNNNNNNNNNNGAATGAGGCTAACACTTGTTGTATATGGGGTTCACGACACACGATGTGAAAAGCGTTTATAATTAAAAGATTtgggataaagataaataatgggTAAGCAATATCGGATACAGGTTTGCCAAATTGATGAGCGGGACGCGCTATTTTAGTGTGGGAACCATCATTTCAGGATAATCTTCAAGAATAACAAGACAGGTTAATGNNNNNNNNNNNNNNNNNNNNNNNNNNNNNNNNNNNNNNNNNNNNNNNNNNNNNNNNNNNNNNNNNNNNNNNNNNNNNNNNNNNNNNNNNNNNNNNNNNNNNNNNNNNNNNNNNNNNNNNNNNNNNNNNNNNNNNNNNNNNNNNNNNNNNNNNNNNNNNNNNNNNNNNNNNNNNNNNNNNNNNNNNNNNNNNNNNNNNNNNNNNNNNNNNNNNNNNNNNNNNNNNNNNNNNNNNNNNNNNNTGAGGAGTATAACTACATCACCAACCATCACAGGCAcgcagagagaagtaaaaaatgaAGTATTTGGAAAACGTGACCAAAAATTTCCAAATACTACCGGCACGTCACTCTTGATGATAACGCTGCCCTATAAAAACTCGGTGAATCGAGTCCCCANNNNNNNNNNNNNNNNNNNNNNNNNNNNNNNNNNNNNNNNNNNNNNNNNNNNNNNNNNNNNNNNNNNNNNNNNNNNNNNNNNNNNNNNNNNNNNNNNNNNNNNNNNNNNNNNNNNNNNNNNNNNNNNNNNNNNNNNNNNNNNNNNNNNNNNNNNNNNNNNNNNNNNNNNNNNNNNNNNNNNNNNNNNNNNNNNNNNNNNNNNNNNNNNNNNNNNNNNNNNNNNNNNNNNNNNNNNNNNNNNNNNNNNNNNNNNNNNNNNNNNNNNNNNNNNNNNNNNNNNNNNNNNNNNNNNNNNNNNNNNNNNNNNNNNNNNNNNNNNNNNNNNNNNNNNNNNNNNNNNNNNNNNNNNNNNNNNNNNNNNNNNNNNNNNNNNNNNNNNNNNNNNNNNNNNNNNNNNNNNNNNNNNNNNNNNNNNNNNNNNNNNNNNNNNNNNNNNNNNNNNNNNNNNNNNNNNNNNNNNNNNNNNNNNNNNNNNNNNNNNNNNNNNNNNNNNNNNNNNNNNNNNNNNNNNNNNNNNNNNNNNNNNNNNNNNNNNNNNNNNNNNNNNNNNNNNNNNNNNNNNNNNNNNNNNNNNNNNNNNNNNNNNNNNNNNNNNNNNNNNNNNNNNNNNNNNNNNNNNNNNNNNNNNNNNNNNNNNNNNNNNNNNNNNNNNNNNNNNNNNNNNNNNNNNNNNNNNNNNNNNNNNNNNNNNNNNNNNNNNNNNNNNNNNNNNNNNNNNNNNNNNNNNNNNNNNNNNNNNNNNNNNNNNNNNNNNNNNNNNNNNNNNNNNNNNNNNNNNNNNNNNNNNNNNNNNNNNNNNNNNNNNNNNNNNNNNNNNNNNNNNNNNNNNNNNNNNNNNNNNNNNNNNNNNNNNNNNNNNNNNNNNNNNNNNNNNNNNNNNNNNNNNNNNNNNNNNNNNNNNNNNNNNNNNNNNNNNNNNNNNNNNNNNNNNNNNNNNNNNNNNNNNNNNNNNNNNNNNNNNNNNNNNNNNNNNNNNNNNNNNNNNNNNNNNNNNNNNNNNNNNNNNNNNNNNNNNNNNNNNNNNNNNNNNNNNNNNNNNNNNNNNNNNNNNNNNNNNNNNNNNNNNNNNNNNNNNNNNNNNNNNNNNNNNNNNNNNNNNNNNNNNNNNNNNNNNNNNNNNNNNNNNNNNNNNNNNNNNNNNNNNNNNNNNNNNNNNNNNNNNNNNNNNNNNNNNNNNNNNNNNNNNNNNNNNNNNNNNNNNNNNNNNNNNNNNNNNNNNNNNNNNNNNNNNNNNNNNNNNNNNNNNNNNNNNNNNNNNNNNNNNNNNNNNNNNNNNNNNNNNNNNNNNNNNNNNNNNNNNNNNNNNNNNNNNNNNNNNNNNNNNNNNNNNNNNNNNNNNNNNNNNNNNNNNNNNNNNNNNNNNNNNNNNNNNNNNNNNNNNNNNNNNNNNNNNNNNNNNNNNNNNNNNNNNNNNNNNNNNNNNNNNNNNNNNNNNNNNNNNNNNNNNNNNNNNNNNNNNNNNNNNNNNNNNNNNNNNNNNNNNNNNNNNNNNNNNNNNNNNNNNNNNNNNNNNNNNNNNNNNNNNNNNNNNNNNNNNNNNNNNNNNNNNNNNNNNNNNNNNNNCTCTGGCGGCGACAGCAATAGGCATCTTCCATGATAATTTCCACAAAAGTCTACGGATGTTATACCCAGGTTTCACGTACAAAAGTTTATTACACAAAGACTGATCATCAATGTATGTGGCATATATACTAACCTGACTTAATATATCTTACCATGTGACACAGACACGAATAATTTCCTTTATGTTTTAAGCAATTTAAGAAAAGGCCTTTTATCTCTCATAGAccgcattatacatatatattagttttgaATGTGAAATATATTGCCNNNNNNNNNNNNNNNNNNNNNNNNNNNNNNNNNNNNNNNNNNNNNNNNNNNNNNNNNNNNNNNNNNGAATGAGGCTAACACTTGTTGTATATGGGGTTCACGACACACGATGTGAAAAGCGTTTATAATTAAAAGATTtgggataaagataaataatgggTAAGCAATATCGGATACAGGTTTGCCAAATTGATGAGCGGGACGCGCTATTTTAGTGTGGGAACCATCATTTCAGGATAATCTTCAAGAATAACAAGACaggttaatgagagagagagaaagggggtgggNNNNNNNNNNNNNNNNNNNNNNNNNNNNNNNNNNNNNNNNNNNNNNNNNNNNNNNNNNNNNNNNNNNNNNNNNNNNNNNNNNNNNNNNNNNNNNNNNNNNNNNNNNNNNNNNNNNNNNNNNNNNNNNNNNNNNNNNNNNNNNNNNNNNNAACAGattgatggacagatatataaagagagaaagatcaagaCGAACAGATAAAAGTGAGGAGTATAACTACATCACCAACCATCACAGGCAcgcagagagaagtaaaaaatgaAGTATTTGGAAAACGTGACCAAAAATTTCCAAATACTACCGGCACGTCACTCTTGATGATAACGCTGCCCTATAAAACTCGGTGGAATCGAGTCCCCCATAGTAGTGAGATCGAACCCTCCTCTCACACCGCAACCCTGAACTCTAGAAAATAAGTAATGCTGAAGCCAGTGCAGAAGGCAATCGTCCTCTTGGTAGGTTGTTCCTGACTCAGTCTTCCGAGAGACATGGGTAGAGGCTGTCAAGAAGCTTATATAGGTTTATAGATTTATAATCTGTAAATGTGGTGAAGATTGTCTGTTTGATGTATGCCAAATATCTTTCCCCATTATTTGCCCCGGTGCATATAGTATAATTGTGTTTTCTTAGGGCGTGTGTGTGGCCGGCGTCGTGTGTGTGGACAAGTGCAGCCCCGACTGCACCGGCAAACCCGTGGGCAGCAAGGTTCCCGATCCCAGGAACTGCACACAGTTCTACCTCTGCCTCAACGGCGAGTTCCCCACCGACCACCCACTCTGGTGCGACTCGGGTGAAATCTTCGACACCACGCTAAATGAGTGCCAGGTGGGGACCAACTGCACGGATCAGTGCCCGACGACCGTCTCCAACTGCCACTTCACGTGCGACGGAACGTACGACCTGGTCAGCGATCCGTCGAGCTGCAACCAGTACTTCGTGTGTCTCCCCCACGGGCTGGAGGGACCCTTCGAGTGTCCCGCGGGATCCCCATACTTCAACGGGGAAAACTGCGTGGACGACAAGGGAGCCTGCTGCTCCGACCCGTGCACGCCCTTCTGCGAGGCGGCGGCGACGCAGGTGCCGGATCCCACGGACTGCACCAAGTACTACGTCTGCCTGGAGCCAGGGCTCGCGTCCGAGGAATACCACTTCACATGCGACGCGGGACAGAACTTTAACTTTGTCACGGGGCGGTGTGACATTGGCGCCTCCTGCGTAATACTTTGTGGATCATCCACACTGACACCGAATCCATCCAATCCATCAACACTGACGCCGAACCCATCCAATCCATCAACACTGACGCCGAATCCATCCAATCCATCAACACTGACGCCGAATCCATCCAATCCATCAACACTGACGCCGAATCCATCCAATCCATCAACATTTTCATCAAATCCATCCATTCCATCCACACTGACTCCAGCTCCCTCCACAACCCCCACGCTCACGCCATCGCCTTCGGTGACATCCACAACCATGGAAACGTCGACGGCCGGGTGCGTCGACAGCCTGCTGTGTACAGTGATAGGGGCCGTACCAAAGTGCAACATCTGCGAAAAGGAATTCTTCTACTGCGACACCGTGGGCCATGAGGCGGGCGTCTACACCTGCACGGGAGACCTCGTGTTCAACCCCGACCCGGCCTACCCCTTCTGCGTCCTGCCCAGCAACTGCCCCTATCACCCACCCTACGAGGATTAGAAACGCTCGAATCTTTCTCGGATTAGGAATTAGAGTTCNNNNNNNNNNNNNNNNNNNNNNNNNNNNTACGTGCAATTTTCTAAAACCCGTTGTAGTACATCgatagatttttttaatatgtaaacgAATGAGTTTCAATACAACTATTTAACAATGAAAACTGTTTTAGTTTTGCGAGTACATTGCTCAGGCTCACGCTGTTTTCattttgaaaagaaatataaaatacagcGAAAGAGCAATCTATAAGTGAATTCCTTTGTCTTTCTACTCATTTTATCTGTCTACGTCCCGATCTGTTTTTTTCNNNNNNNNNNNNNNNNNNNNNNNNNNNNNNNNNNNNNNNNNNNNNNNNNNNNNNNNNNNNNNNNNNNNNNNNNNNNNNNNNNNNNNNNNNNNNNNNNNNNNNNNNNNNNNNNNNNNNNNNNNNNNNNNNNNNNNNNNNNNNNNNNNNNNNNNNNNNNNNNNNNNNNNNNNNNNNNNNNNNNNNNNNNNNNNNNNNNNNNNNNNNNNNNNNNNNNNNNNNNNNNNNNNNNNNNNNNNNNNNNNNNNNNNNNNNNNNNNNNNNNNNNNNNNNNNNNNNNNNNNNNNNNNNNNNNNNNNNNNNNNNNNNNNNNNNNNNNNNNNNNNNNNNNNNNNNNNNNNNNNNNNNNNNNNNNNNNNNNNNNNNNNNNNNNNNNNNNNNNNNNNNNNNNNNNNNNNNNNNNNNNNNNNNNNNNNNNNNNNNNNNNNNNNNNNNNNNNNNNNNNNNNNNNNNNNNNNNNNNNNNNNNNNNNNNNNNNNNNNNNNNNNNNNNNNNNNNNNNNNNNNNNNNNNNNNNNNNNNNNNNNNNNNNNNNNNNNNNNNNNNNNNNNNNNNNNNNNNNNNNNNNNNNNNNNNNNNNNNNNNNNNNNNNNNNNNNNNNNNNNNNNNNNNNNNNNNNNNNNNNNNNNNNNNNNNNNNNNNNNNNNNNNNNNNNNNNNNNNNNNNNNNNNNNNNNNNNNNNNNNNNNNNNNNNNNNNNNNNNNNNNNNNNNNNNNNNNNNNNNNNNNNNNNNNNNNNNNNNNNNNNNNNNNNNNNNNNNNNNNNNNNNNNNNNNNNNNNNNNNNNNNNNNNNNNNNNNNNNNNNNNNNNNNNNNNNNNNNNNNNNNNNNNNNNNNNNNNNNNNNNNNNNNNNNNNNNNNNNNNNNNNNNNNNNNNNNNNNNNNNNNNNNNNNNNNNNNNNNNNNNNNNNNNNNNNNNNNNNNNNNNNNNNNNNNNNNNNNNNNNNNNNNNNNNNNNNNNNNNNNNNNNNNNNNNNNNNNNNNNNNNNNNNNNNNNNNNNNNNNNNNNNNNNNNNNNNNNNNNNNNNNNNNNNNNNNNNNNNNNNNNNNNNNNNNNNNNNNNNNNNNNNNNNNNNNNNNNNNNNNNNNNNNNNNNNNNNNNNNNNNNNNNNNNNNNNNNNNNNNNNNNNNNNNNNNNNNNNNNNNNNNNNNNNNNNNNNNNNNNNNNNNNNNNNNNNNNNNNNNNNNNNNNNNNNNNNNNNNNNNNNNNNNNNNNNNNNNNNNNNNNNNNNNNNNNNNNNNNNNNNNNNNNNNNNNNNNNNNNNNNNNNNNNNNNNNNNNNNNNNNNNNNNNNNNNNNNNNNNNNNNNNNNNNNNNNNNNNNNNNNNNNNNNNNNNNNNNNNNNNNNNNNNNNNNNNNNNNNNNNNNNNNNNNNNNNNNNNNNNNNNNNNNNNNNNNNNNNNNNNNNNNNNNNNNNNNNNNNNNNNNNNNNNNNNNNNNNNNNNNNNNNNNNNNNNNNNNNNNNNNNNNNNNNNNNNNN
It encodes:
- the LOC119594139 gene encoding protein psiR-like — its product is MLKPVQKAIVLLGVCVAGVVCVDKCSPDCTGKPVGSKVPDPRNCTQFYLCLNGEFPTDHPLWCDSGEIFDTTLNECQVGTNCTDQCPTTVSNCHFTCDGTYDLVSDPSSCNQYFVCLPHGLEGPFECPAGSPYFNGENCVDDKGACCSDPCTPFCEAAATQVPDPTDCTKYYVCLEPGLASEEYHFTCDAGQNFNFVTGRCDIGASCVILCGSSTLTPNPSNPSTLTPNPSNPSTLTPNPSNPSTLTPNPSNPSTLTPNPSNPSTFSSNPSIPSTLTPAPSTTPTLTPSPSVTSTTMETSTAGCVDSLLCTVIGAVPKCNICEKEFFYCDTVGHEAGVYTCTGDLVFNPDPAYPFCVLPSNCPYHPPYED